One window from the genome of Streptomyces sp. NBC_00708 encodes:
- a CDS encoding ATP-dependent Clp protease proteolytic subunit: MPYAAGEPSLGGGLGDQVYSRLLGERIIFLGQQVDDDIANKITAQLLLLAAEPDKDIYLYINSPGGSVTAGMAVYDTMQYIPNDVVTIGMGMAASMGQFLLTGGTAGKRFALPNTDILMHQGSAGIGGTASDIKIQAQYLLRTKQRMAEITARHSGQTVETIIRDGDRDRWYTAEEAKDYGLIDEIISIASGVPGGGGTGA; encoded by the coding sequence ATGCCCTACGCCGCCGGAGAGCCGTCCCTCGGTGGAGGCCTCGGTGACCAGGTCTACAGCCGGCTGCTCGGCGAGCGCATCATCTTCCTCGGTCAGCAGGTCGACGATGACATCGCCAACAAGATCACCGCGCAGCTGCTCCTCCTTGCCGCCGAGCCGGACAAGGACATCTACCTCTACATCAACAGCCCCGGTGGTTCGGTGACGGCCGGCATGGCGGTCTACGACACCATGCAGTACATCCCGAACGACGTCGTCACCATCGGTATGGGCATGGCGGCCTCGATGGGCCAGTTCCTGCTCACCGGTGGCACCGCCGGCAAGCGCTTCGCGCTCCCGAACACCGACATCCTCATGCACCAGGGCTCGGCCGGCATCGGCGGTACGGCCTCGGACATCAAGATCCAGGCCCAGTACCTGCTGCGCACCAAGCAGCGCATGGCGGAGATCACCGCCCGCCACTCCGGCCAGACCGTGGAGACGATCATCCGCGACGGCGACCGCGACCGCTGGTACACCGCGGAGGAGGCCAAGGACTACGGCCTCATCGACGAGATCATCTCGATCGCATCGGGCGTTCCGGGCGGCGGCGGCACCGGCGCCTGA
- the tig gene encoding trigger factor, translating into MKSAVETLNPTRVRLSIEVPFEELKDSLDAAYKKINQQVTVKGFRKGKIPSRVIDQRFGRGAVLEEAVNDALPKFYTEAVNEGELNVLGQPEVDITELKDGELLAFTAEVDVRPEIEIPDYSGIEVTVDAIEVTDEDVDKAVEQLRGRFASTNPVERAAAEGDVVTIDLQAKVDGEVLEDGVADGVSYTIGSGELLEGIDEAVTGLEAGGEATFTSELKGGSAEGKEAEVTVKVTAVAARELPELDDDFAQMASEFDTLEELKADSRKRLENTKQYDQATQAQERVLEELLKLAEVPIPEKLLADEVQTRKHNLEHHQLGQMGLTLDKYLEIQGKTAEEFEAETSEQAVKGIKTQFILDELVNKEKLNVNQEELTEHLMRRAASSGMSPDQFAQAVVEGGQVPMLVGEVARGKALAVVVEAAKVVDTNGEVVELEDDEEAAEETTESAAAEATEAAAEEKTEA; encoded by the coding sequence GTGAAGAGCGCCGTGGAGACCCTGAACCCGACCCGGGTTCGGCTCAGCATCGAGGTGCCCTTCGAGGAGCTCAAGGACAGCCTCGACGCGGCGTACAAGAAGATCAACCAGCAGGTCACGGTGAAGGGGTTCCGCAAGGGCAAGATCCCCAGCCGGGTCATCGACCAGCGGTTCGGCCGTGGTGCTGTGCTGGAGGAGGCCGTCAACGACGCGCTCCCGAAGTTCTACACCGAGGCCGTCAACGAGGGTGAGCTCAACGTCCTCGGCCAGCCCGAGGTCGACATCACGGAGCTGAAGGACGGCGAGCTGCTGGCCTTCACCGCCGAGGTCGACGTGCGCCCCGAGATCGAGATCCCGGACTACTCCGGCATCGAGGTCACCGTCGACGCCATCGAGGTCACCGACGAGGACGTCGACAAGGCCGTCGAGCAGCTGCGCGGCCGCTTCGCCTCCACCAACCCGGTCGAGCGCGCCGCCGCCGAGGGCGACGTCGTCACGATCGACCTGCAGGCCAAGGTCGACGGCGAGGTCCTGGAGGACGGCGTGGCCGACGGTGTCTCGTACACCATCGGTTCCGGCGAGCTCCTGGAGGGCATCGACGAGGCCGTGACCGGTCTGGAGGCCGGTGGCGAGGCCACCTTCACCTCCGAGCTGAAGGGCGGCTCCGCCGAGGGCAAGGAGGCCGAGGTCACCGTCAAGGTCACCGCGGTCGCCGCCCGCGAGCTGCCGGAGCTGGACGACGACTTCGCCCAGATGGCCAGCGAGTTCGACACGCTGGAGGAGCTGAAGGCCGACAGCCGCAAGCGCCTGGAGAACACCAAGCAGTACGACCAGGCCACCCAGGCCCAGGAGCGCGTCCTGGAGGAGCTGCTGAAGCTCGCCGAGGTCCCGATCCCGGAGAAGCTGCTCGCGGACGAGGTCCAGACCCGCAAGCACAACCTGGAGCACCACCAGCTCGGCCAGATGGGTCTCACCCTCGACAAGTACCTCGAGATCCAGGGCAAGACCGCCGAGGAGTTCGAGGCCGAGACGTCCGAGCAGGCCGTCAAGGGCATCAAGACCCAGTTCATCCTGGACGAGCTCGTCAACAAGGAGAAGCTGAACGTCAACCAGGAGGAGCTCACCGAGCACCTCATGCGGCGTGCGGCCTCCTCCGGCATGAGCCCGGACCAGTTCGCCCAGGCCGTCGTCGAGGGCGGCCAGGTGCCGATGCTCGTCGGCGAGGTCGCCCGCGGCAAGGCGCTCGCCGTCGTGGTCGAGGCCGCCAAGGTCGTCGACACCAACGGTGAGGTCGTCGAGCTCGAGGACGACGAGGAGGCAGCGGAGGAGACCACCGAGTCCGCCGCCGCCGAGGCCACCGAGGCCGCCGCCGAGGAGAAGACCGAGGCCTGA
- a CDS encoding acyltransferase family protein, whose translation MFHAPNAMQRAALPPATGESEPRHPAQTAVREAPAPVADQPARGGPAKKRDPFFDNAKYLAIVLVAVAHSWVPVMDGSRAARALYMVVYTFHMPAFILISGYFSRSFDLSATKVKRLVTGVAVPYVVFETAYSLFRRYANDQPDAAISLLEPWYLTWFLAALFIWRLTTPVWRNLRHPLAVSLAIAVLASLAPSIGDDLDLPRVLQFLPFFVLGLQLRPEHFALVRRREARLLALPLFAGALVFAYWAAPRMQLGWFLRDSSAQDMGAPWWSGAVMTLAMFGCATLLTAGFLALVPRRHMWFTVLGAGTICGYLLHGFLVKGADYAGVFDDHTWLVSPAGLVIVTVVASAAVTLLCTPPVRRVLRCVTEPDMDWAFRRDAARI comes from the coding sequence ATGTTCCACGCTCCGAACGCAATGCAGAGGGCCGCGCTCCCCCCGGCGACCGGGGAGTCGGAGCCCAGACACCCTGCGCAGACGGCGGTGCGGGAGGCCCCCGCCCCGGTGGCGGACCAGCCTGCTCGGGGCGGCCCGGCCAAGAAGCGTGACCCCTTCTTCGACAACGCCAAGTACCTCGCCATCGTGCTCGTCGCGGTGGCGCACTCGTGGGTCCCGGTCATGGACGGCAGCCGGGCCGCCCGCGCGCTCTACATGGTCGTGTACACGTTCCACATGCCCGCCTTCATCCTCATCTCAGGTTATTTCTCCCGGTCGTTCGACCTGAGCGCCACCAAGGTGAAGCGGCTGGTCACCGGTGTCGCCGTGCCGTACGTGGTGTTCGAGACGGCGTACTCGCTGTTCCGGCGGTACGCGAACGACCAGCCGGACGCCGCGATCAGCCTGCTGGAGCCCTGGTACCTGACCTGGTTCCTGGCCGCCCTGTTCATCTGGCGGCTCACCACGCCGGTCTGGCGCAACCTCCGCCACCCGCTGGCCGTTTCCCTCGCGATCGCCGTCCTCGCCTCGCTCGCCCCCAGCATCGGTGACGACCTCGACCTGCCGCGCGTCCTGCAGTTCCTGCCGTTCTTCGTGCTCGGACTCCAGCTGAGGCCCGAGCACTTCGCGCTGGTCCGCCGCCGGGAGGCACGGCTGCTGGCGCTGCCGCTGTTCGCCGGCGCGCTGGTCTTCGCGTACTGGGCGGCGCCCCGGATGCAACTGGGCTGGTTCCTGCGGGACTCCAGCGCCCAGGACATGGGGGCGCCCTGGTGGTCGGGCGCGGTGATGACCCTGGCGATGTTCGGCTGCGCGACGCTGCTGACGGCCGGGTTCCTGGCGCTGGTCCCGCGCCGCCACATGTGGTTCACGGTGCTCGGCGCCGGCACGATCTGCGGCTACCTGCTGCACGGCTTCCTGGTGAAGGGCGCCGACTACGCGGGCGTCTTCGACGACCACACGTGGCTGGTCTCCCCGGCGGGCCTGGTGATCGTGACCGTGGTCGCCTCCGCCGCCGTCACCCTGCTGTGCACGCCGCCGGTGCGGCGGGTACTGCGCTGCGTGACCGAACCGGACATGGACTGGGCCTTCCGCCGGGACGCCGCCCGGATCTGA
- a CDS encoding HD domain-containing protein — MTASHPQLTLAEVEALAREAHAAQRDKAGRPYTEHLAAVAAGVRIRGGSDEQIAAAWLHDAVEDDALSAEWLAGAALPEEVKDMVLAVTKRAGEEPEAYTRRILATPGALLVKEADLAHNADPARLAVLEPATRTRLTAKYARVRQLLGLTAPDAPPERRD; from the coding sequence ATGACCGCATCACACCCCCAGCTGACCCTGGCCGAGGTCGAGGCCCTCGCCCGCGAGGCCCACGCCGCCCAGCGGGACAAGGCCGGCCGCCCCTATACGGAACACCTCGCGGCCGTCGCGGCAGGCGTACGGATCAGGGGCGGCAGCGACGAGCAGATCGCCGCGGCCTGGCTGCACGACGCGGTGGAGGACGACGCGCTGTCGGCCGAGTGGCTGGCCGGGGCCGCCCTGCCGGAGGAGGTCAAGGACATGGTGCTCGCGGTCACCAAACGGGCCGGCGAGGAGCCGGAGGCGTACACCCGGCGCATCCTGGCGACGCCCGGCGCCCTGCTGGTCAAGGAGGCGGACCTCGCGCACAACGCGGACCCGGCCCGCCTCGCGGTGCTGGAGCCGGCCACCCGTACCCGGCTGACCGCGAAGTATGCGCGGGTCCGGCAGCTGTTGGGGCTCACCGCGCCGGACGCGCCCCCGGAGCGTCGGGATTGA